A genome region from Cucumis sativus cultivar 9930 chromosome 4, Cucumber_9930_V3, whole genome shotgun sequence includes the following:
- the LOC101213327 gene encoding uncharacterized protein LOC101213327: MNSTVFLLSSPLPPPTINRLRVSSISSAASLPHLPSLPYWKTTPCASPLFLPRRNPFRVFSDDGDGDSGGPDDYDMDDEEMEEVDNKKDFDIEYDPLAAAAAAAAGSDGVGDENISIVQSKSFVSTQGWDSEMIVDYRINEEEFHKISLLHCDFFIRKPPDPDSDVYDFREMYVTPPDTDVYAIPKVLAPMPQKYIRCAQSDYGCYNVTEPPIDSPRDPLYKSEKEVLKVFLTKHFRNRRLRDPEFVLDFEEIYVIDSKTKSITRAKVLVTVPGGRDRDRRSDLLVVRDNGNSFKIIHSSERDDPTTVIEKEEWTKTRQDMERHLRKLRDFSISNWF, encoded by the exons ATGAACTCCACCGTCTTCCTCCTCTCCTCGCCGTTGCCGCCCCCCACAATCAACCGTCTCCGAGTCTCCTCCATCTCTTCCGCAGCCTCTCTTCCCCACCTCCCAAGCCTGCCCTACTGGAAAACCACTCCCTGTGCATCTCCTCTCTTCCTCCCTAGAAGAAACCCTTTTCGAGTCTTCTCCGACGATGGCGACGGTGATAGCGGTGGTCCCGATGACTACGACATGGACGACGAGGAAATGGAGGAAGTCGACAACAAGAAAGATTTCGACATCGAGTACGATCCTCTAGCCGCCGCGGCAGCTGCAGCAGCGGGTTCCGACGGCGTCGGCGATGAGAATATCTCGATTGTGCAGAGCAAAAGCTTCGTGTCCACACAGGGATGGGATTCGGAGATGATTGTGGATTATAGGATAAACGAGGAGGAATTTCATAAGATTAGTTTGTTGCACTGTGATTTCTTCATTAGGAAGCCGCCGGATCCCGACAGTGATGTTTATGATTTCAGAGAG ATGTATGTTACTCCTCCGGACACTGATGTTTATGCCATCCCCAAAGTTCTTGCTCCAATGCCTCAGAAG TATATTAGATGTGCTCAGAGTGATTATGGATGCTACAATGTCACAGAACCACCTATTGATTCACCTAGAGATCCATTATACAAGTCAGAAAAGGAGGTTCTTAAG GTTTTCTTGACGAAGCACTTCAGAAACCGAAGGCTGCGGGACCCAGAATTTGTCCTAGACTTTGAGGAAATATATGTAATTGATTCAAAAACCAAGTCAATCACCAGGGCAAAAGTCCTG GTCACAGTTCCAGGAGGAAGAGATAGGGACAGGAGAAGCGACTTGCTCGTAGTTCGAGACAATGGGAACTCTTTCAAGATCATCCATTCG AGTGAACGAGATGACCCGACCACGGTAATCGAGAAAGAAGAGTGGACCAAAACTAGACAAGATATGGAGAGACATCTTAGGAAGTTAAGGGACTTCAGCATTTCAAATTGGTTTTAA